From Labrus bergylta chromosome 22, fLabBer1.1, whole genome shotgun sequence, one genomic window encodes:
- the LOC109995550 gene encoding RNA-binding protein 4.1-like — translation MVKIFIGNLACNATADELRELFEKYGKVTECDIVKNYGFVHMSNTSEAEEAIQNLHQQELHGWRMNVEMSKGRPKSTTKLHVSNLGEGVDTEVLKAKFAEFGPVVECDIVKDYAFVHMEQMEDAMEAIDKLDNTAFKGKLMSVQLSTSRLRTAPGMGDHTGCYVCGKHGHWSKDCHISRNGRDGDGSRGRRGPPRGPPGYGRESYGNAPPPPDDYMGGYSRASYVGGIPPPPRRLSGYGAELGDRYAGRVASSYPERPPAYDRERLYSSYDYYEKYRARPYGSSYFEDRRMSYIPPPPPPPSSLSKLPSSLDPYDRRPLPPSSASAAAAYYARDRSPIRRVPVSSASYAYERTRLSPVSAARSSYAAPRPKDHYTPRYTPY, via the exons atggtgaaaattttcatcggCAACTTGGCGTGCAACGCCACAGCAGATGAACTGCGTGAACTCTTCGAGAAGTACGGCAAAGTCACAGAATGTGACATTGTCAAAAACTACGGATTTGTGCACATGAGCAACACGTCTGAGGCAGAGGAGGCCATCCAAAACCTCCACCAGCAAGAGCTGCACGGCTGGCGCATGAACGTGGAGATGAGCAAAGGGAGGCCCAAGTCCACCACCAAGCTGCATGTCAGCAACCTCGGTGAAGGCGTTGACACTGAAGTCCTGAAGGCCAAGTTTGCAGAATTTGGCCCGGTGGTGGAGTGCGACATAGTGAAAGACTACGCCTTTGTGCACATGGAGCAAATGGAGGACGCCATGGAGGCCATCGATAAGCTGGACAACACAGCCTTCAAAG GCAAGCTGATGAGTGTACAGCTGTCCACCAGTCGGCTTCGCACCGCCCCGGGAATGGGAGATCATACCGGCTGCTATGTCTGCGGGAAACATGGTCACTGGTCGAAAGACTGTCACATCAGTCGGAACGGTAGAGACGGTGATGGCTCAAGAGGTCGCAGGGGCCCCCCACGCGGTCCCCCAGGTTATGGCAGGGAGAGCTACGGAAATGCCCCGCCTCCTCCAGATGATTACATGGGTGGCTATAGTCGGGCGAGTTACGTAGGTGGGATACCGCCTCCCCCTCGCAGACTCAGCGGCTACGGTGCTGAGCTTGGGGATCGGTACGCAGGCAGAGTGGCAAGCTCCTATCCTGAGAGGCCACCGGCTTATGATCGTGAACGCCTCTATAGCAGTTATGACTACTATGAGAAGTACAGAGCTCGCCCTTATGGCTCGAGCTATTTCGAAGATCGTCGCATGTCCTatatcccccctccccctcctcctccttcctctctctcaaaGCTTCCCTCCAGTTTAGATCCATACGACCGTCGCCCTTTGCCTCCTTCATCGGCCTCCGCAGCTGCCGCTTACTATGCACGGGACCGCAGCCCGATCAGACGAGTACCCGTGTCCTCGGCAAGCTACGCCTACGAGCGAACACGCCTTTCTCCTGTGTCAGCCGCCAGGAGCTCCTACGCTGCTCCACGACCCAAGGATCATTACACGCCACGCTACACGCCTTACTGA